A genomic window from Diospyros lotus cultivar Yz01 chromosome 2, ASM1463336v1, whole genome shotgun sequence includes:
- the LOC127794792 gene encoding nuclear transcription factor Y subunit B-1-like — MEGAEGSQSSNGSTYSSSGSEDPTKKKVRQVLPALDNDHHLPVSKVTKIMHQALPPKTHITKEAIEVIRHCTTNHIHLVTANANIGYKQDNRKKVSAEDVISAIVRIGLEDYVEPLTLYLNEYRGMKQNCGFLLAKGSGKKRHSMDVNDSLENDDTGNSNANPSKDDDAEPSSLHHPWLK, encoded by the exons ATGGAAGGTGCAGAAGGATCACAGAGCAGCAACGGGAGCACTTATTCCAGTTCAGGCTCTG AGGATCCAACCAAGAAAAAGGTTCGTCAAGTTCTACCTGCACTTGATAATGATCATCATTTGCCTGTGTCTAAGGTCACAAAGATCATGCACCAGGCATTGCCGCCCAAAACCCACATTACTAAAGAGGCCATAGAGGTCATACGACATTGTACAACAAACCATATCCATTTAGTTACTGCTAACGCAAACATAGGCTACAAACAAGACAATCGCAAGAAAGTCTCTGCTGAAGATGTCATTTCGGCAATAGTCCGGATAGGGCTTGAGGACTATGTTGAGCCTTTGACGTTGTATCTGAACGAATATCGTGGCATGAAACAAAATTGTGGTTTCCTGCTTGCAAAGGGTTCAGGAAAGAAAAGGCATTCCATGGATGTCAATGACTCCTTAGAGAATGATGATACTGGCAATAGCAATGCCAATCCTAGCAAGGATGACGATGCCGAACCAAGCTCTCTTCACCATCCTTGgttgaaatga
- the LOC127794793 gene encoding nuclear transcription factor Y subunit B-1-like gives MEGAEGSQSSNGSTYSSSGSEERTKKKVRQVLPAPDNDHHLPVSKVTKIMRRALPPKTRITKEAIEVMRHCTTNCIHLVTTNANIGYKQDNRKKVSVEDVISAIGRIRLEDSVEPLTLYLNEYHGMKQNCGVLLAKGSGKKRHAMDVDDSLENDDTGNSNANPSKDDDVEPSSLHQPWLK, from the exons atggaaGGTGCAGAAGGATCACAGAGCAGCAACGGGAGCACTTATTCCAGTTCAGGCTCTG AGGAGCGAACCAAGAAAAAGGTTCGCCAAGTTCTACCTGCACCTGATAATGATCATCATTTACCTGTGTCTAAGGTCACAAAGATCATGCGCCGGGCATTGCCACCCAAAACCCGCATTACTAAAGAGGCCATAGAGGTCATGCGACATTGTACAACAAACTGTATCCATTTGGTTACTACTAACGCAAACATAGGCTACAAACAAGACAATCGCAAGAAAGTCTCTGTTGAAGATGTCATTTCGGCAATAGGCAGGATAAGGCTTGAGGACTCTGTTGAGCCTTTGACGTTGTATCTGAACGAATATCATGGCATGAAACAAAATTGTGGTGTCCTGCTTGCAAAGGGTTCAGGAAAGAAAAGGCATGCCATGGATGTCGATGACTCCTTAGAGAATGATGATACTGGCAATAGCAATGCCAATCCTAGCAAGGATGACGATGTCGAACCAAGCTCTCTTCACCAGCCTTGgttgaaatga